In a single window of the Thermotoga sp. KOL6 genome:
- a CDS encoding DUF4899 domain-containing protein gives MDLYFVKFRATSKLTSEVVQGYFLGKLNQAPEYDFFVVPGRYGRKYSIDLNQGFEDFLEDFTVKKENAMKEVTEASTMTDEFFDFWLVQSRRQNLRLVGSELFRLTENGDHEALRVFLSDLLREWSEKVEVEVVATPLDFEDVSLEVVKEHFEEISTDEVFKILQREDLKNLPEVFPVLDPLNGVTIREIDVEEKIDFVILNYGSGEISEKFKKFLRERFGTENVASLPGKLISKEVLKGKNGNLYLLKVEFEDGIVGKALVSPNLKIKLGQNRVKTSDEEWMEKIGEILEGEKKLSQEEAMKAKKRSQPVQSATSSDFFLAVVLALLVMGILLVLSYLLFS, from the coding sequence GTGGACCTTTATTTTGTTAAATTTCGAGCCACATCGAAGTTGACATCAGAAGTTGTGCAAGGTTACTTTCTTGGAAAGCTAAATCAGGCTCCTGAATATGATTTTTTCGTTGTTCCCGGTAGATACGGGAGAAAATATTCTATCGATCTCAACCAAGGATTTGAGGATTTCCTTGAAGACTTCACGGTAAAGAAGGAGAACGCAATGAAAGAAGTGACAGAAGCATCTACTATGACAGATGAGTTTTTTGATTTCTGGTTGGTTCAATCCAGGAGGCAAAATTTGAGGCTTGTGGGAAGTGAATTGTTCAGATTGACAGAAAACGGTGATCACGAAGCGTTAAGAGTTTTCTTATCAGATCTCCTTAGAGAATGGTCTGAAAAGGTAGAGGTGGAAGTTGTAGCAACTCCTTTGGATTTTGAAGATGTATCCCTCGAGGTTGTGAAAGAACACTTTGAAGAAATCTCAACGGATGAAGTGTTCAAGATTCTCCAAAGAGAGGACCTCAAGAATCTTCCCGAGGTCTTTCCTGTTCTTGATCCATTGAATGGGGTAACGATAAGGGAAATAGATGTTGAAGAGAAGATAGATTTCGTGATTCTCAATTATGGAAGCGGTGAAATTTCTGAGAAGTTCAAAAAATTTTTGAGGGAAAGATTCGGTACGGAAAACGTTGCGAGTTTGCCAGGAAAACTGATATCGAAGGAAGTTTTAAAGGGGAAGAACGGGAATTTGTATCTGTTGAAGGTGGAATTCGAAGATGGGATTGTTGGGAAAGCGTTAGTGTCTCCGAATCTAAAAATAAAACTTGGACAAAATAGGGTGAAAACATCTGATGAAGAATGGATGGAAAAGATAGGAGAGATACTAGAGGGGGAGAAAAAATTGAGTCAGGAAGAAGCAATGAAGGCAAAAAAACGCTCACAACCTGTTCAAAGTGCGACCAGTTCGGATTTTTTTCTAGCCGTTGTCCTCGCATTGCTTGTGATGGGAATCTTGTTGGTGCTGTCTTATCTACTGTTCAGCTAG
- a CDS encoding radical SAM protein, with product MVLRASVGTLQKIVGKLPFEMDTAYLMLGERCVYNCLYCAQARSSKAPPDRLSRVVWKEISDLEEINYHFKRVCIQVVSQPGYKEVLLSLIPKFRIPVSVSVRPISVKEVIEYFELGIDRIGIAIDVPNRVLFRKLRGGDYDRLLSILEKSSTLFPRRVTTHVIVGLGESDRDIVEFALWTREKEITLSLFAFTPLKGTALERKEKPSLERYRKIQLATFLLEKNVISLENIIFGQNDEIVDIEWSGVAPEEAFKTRGCPHCTRPYYNESPKGPIYNLHWR from the coding sequence ATGGTTCTCAGAGCCTCAGTAGGAACGCTTCAGAAGATAGTGGGAAAACTTCCTTTCGAGATGGACACAGCATATCTCATGCTGGGGGAAAGATGTGTTTATAACTGTCTGTATTGTGCTCAGGCAAGATCTTCTAAAGCCCCTCCAGATCGTCTTTCTCGCGTTGTTTGGAAAGAGATTTCAGATCTTGAAGAGATTAACTATCATTTCAAACGTGTGTGTATTCAAGTTGTTTCTCAGCCGGGTTACAAAGAAGTCCTTCTCTCTCTCATACCGAAGTTCAGAATCCCTGTTTCTGTAAGCGTGAGGCCAATCAGTGTGAAAGAAGTAATTGAATATTTTGAACTTGGAATAGATAGAATAGGAATAGCAATCGATGTTCCGAACAGAGTTCTCTTTAGAAAGTTAAGAGGAGGAGACTATGATAGACTTCTTTCAATCCTCGAAAAGTCTTCAACGCTGTTTCCAAGAAGAGTAACAACTCATGTTATAGTTGGTCTTGGAGAGAGTGATAGAGATATAGTTGAATTTGCTCTTTGGACGAGGGAAAAAGAGATCACCCTTTCTCTTTTTGCCTTCACCCCTCTGAAAGGTACCGCCTTGGAGAGAAAAGAGAAGCCTTCTCTTGAGCGTTACAGAAAGATTCAGTTGGCGACTTTCCTTCTCGAGAAAAACGTGATATCTCTTGAGAACATTATTTTCGGACAAAATGATGAAATCGTTGACATCGAGTGGTCGGGAGTAGCTCCAGAAGAGGCCTTTAAAACGAGAGGTTGTCCCCATTGTACGAGACCTTACTACAATGAAAGTCCAAAAGGCCCTATTTACAATCTACATTGGAGGTGA
- the rsxC gene encoding electron transport complex subunit RsxC: MLTFKGGVHPPQLKEWSKEKSIERMPLPERVYVFLLNHAGNPAKPVVSVGDEVKTGQVIGEPEGFISAYLHSPVTGKVVELKKILHPIVGKPIEAIVIERTSEDEWVRLGTGNYEQMSKDEILDVIKKAGIVGLGGAMFPTHVKLSPPPEKRVDTLIINGAECEPVLTIDHRLMLERAEDILQGILIMMKVLGTEKAIVGVESNKMDAYQNLKKIFKGYPVDVALLKTKYPQGAEKQLIYAITKRRVPRGGLPMDVGIVVQNVGTCVAVKEAVVDGKPLVERGLTVSGDAVKNPKNLIVRIGTPVRDILEYCGGIDENTERVILGGPMMGIAITNLDIPIMKGTSGVTAFLPRKVQPQKPCIRCSECVQVCPMNLQPYLLYLLSSKRRYDEAVENGLMDCIECGSCTYTCPSKIEHVRYIKLAKTVYRATRRGRK, translated from the coding sequence GTGCTCACTTTCAAAGGAGGGGTCCATCCCCCCCAATTGAAGGAGTGGTCGAAGGAAAAATCGATAGAAAGAATGCCTTTGCCTGAAAGGGTTTATGTTTTCCTTCTGAACCATGCGGGCAATCCTGCCAAACCTGTTGTTTCGGTTGGTGACGAGGTAAAAACAGGACAGGTCATAGGAGAACCAGAGGGTTTCATATCTGCCTATTTACACTCACCTGTGACGGGAAAGGTGGTAGAGCTGAAAAAGATTCTTCACCCAATTGTTGGAAAACCCATTGAAGCGATCGTGATAGAAAGGACTTCTGAAGACGAATGGGTCAGATTGGGAACGGGGAATTATGAGCAAATGTCGAAGGATGAGATCTTGGATGTTATCAAAAAAGCTGGAATAGTGGGACTTGGAGGTGCTATGTTTCCTACACACGTGAAACTTTCTCCTCCTCCAGAAAAAAGAGTGGATACTCTGATAATCAACGGTGCGGAGTGTGAACCTGTTCTCACCATTGATCACAGATTGATGTTGGAGAGAGCGGAAGATATCCTACAGGGGATACTCATCATGATGAAAGTTTTAGGGACGGAAAAGGCAATAGTTGGAGTTGAGAGCAACAAAATGGATGCTTACCAGAATTTGAAAAAGATTTTCAAAGGATACCCGGTTGATGTGGCTTTGTTGAAGACCAAATATCCTCAAGGTGCGGAGAAACAGCTCATCTATGCGATAACGAAAAGAAGAGTACCTCGTGGAGGCCTGCCCATGGACGTTGGAATTGTTGTACAGAACGTAGGAACCTGTGTAGCGGTGAAAGAAGCGGTTGTAGATGGGAAACCTCTTGTGGAAAGGGGCTTAACCGTGAGCGGAGATGCCGTCAAAAATCCTAAAAACTTGATTGTGAGAATAGGCACTCCTGTGAGAGACATACTTGAATACTGCGGAGGAATAGATGAAAACACGGAACGTGTAATCCTTGGAGGACCGATGATGGGAATAGCCATCACGAATTTGGATATTCCTATCATGAAAGGTACATCTGGGGTAACAGCGTTTCTTCCAAGAAAAGTCCAACCGCAAAAACCTTGTATCAGATGTAGCGAATGTGTACAAGTTTGTCCCATGAATCTTCAACCGTATCTTTTGTATCTTCTTTCTTCTAAGAGAAGATACGATGAGGCTGTGGAAAATGGTCTCATGGATTGTATTGAATGTGGTTCCTGTACATACACGTGTCCTTCGAAAATAGAACATGTAAGATACATAAAACTCGCAAAGACCGTATATCGGGCCACGAGGAGGGGTAGAAAATGA
- a CDS encoding RnfABCDGE type electron transport complex subunit D: MKLLSAYAPHLREEDDVRKIMLDVLIALSPAVIGAAYFFGWYALFLCVTGAIIGELFDVFVMKYLRGVKDFIPDGSGAVTGLLLAMNVSTRLPFWAFVLGLVFALGVGKHAFGGLGQNVFNPALVGRAFLLISFPTYMTTWVVPGAGFWKSPADVMTSATPLALFKEQGQITSYWDLFIGNVGGSLGETSALLLLIGFLYLVLRKRIKIFIPLSYIGTVFVFSTVAYLVSSKFGDPLFHLLSGGLMLGALFMATDMVTSPITPKGQVIFGIGCGVLTMAIRLFGAYPEGVSFSILFMNALVPLIDRYTKPRIFGEVKK; this comes from the coding sequence ATGAAGCTGTTGAGTGCTTACGCTCCTCATTTGCGTGAAGAGGATGACGTAAGAAAAATAATGTTAGACGTCCTCATAGCCCTTTCTCCTGCAGTGATAGGCGCTGCCTATTTTTTCGGATGGTACGCCCTCTTTCTTTGTGTCACAGGAGCAATAATCGGTGAACTTTTTGACGTGTTCGTTATGAAATATCTGAGGGGTGTGAAAGACTTCATACCCGATGGCAGTGGAGCTGTCACGGGCTTGCTTCTCGCAATGAACGTAAGCACAAGGCTTCCATTCTGGGCTTTTGTTTTAGGGCTCGTTTTTGCACTAGGTGTTGGAAAACATGCGTTTGGAGGTCTTGGACAAAACGTCTTCAACCCAGCTCTTGTCGGAAGAGCTTTCCTTCTCATTTCGTTTCCAACATACATGACCACTTGGGTTGTACCAGGAGCTGGTTTTTGGAAATCACCAGCAGATGTGATGACATCAGCCACGCCCCTCGCTCTGTTCAAGGAACAAGGACAGATCACTTCGTATTGGGACTTGTTTATTGGAAATGTAGGGGGTTCTCTCGGCGAGACAAGTGCCCTCCTCTTGCTCATTGGTTTCCTCTACTTGGTTCTAAGAAAGAGAATTAAAATTTTCATTCCACTTTCTTACATAGGCACGGTTTTCGTGTTTTCCACTGTAGCATACCTAGTGAGTTCAAAGTTTGGAGATCCTCTCTTTCACCTTCTCAGTGGGGGTCTTATGCTTGGAGCACTTTTCATGGCCACTGATATGGTCACGAGTCCGATCACACCAAAGGGTCAGGTGATCTTCGGAATTGGATGCGGCGTTCTCACTATGGCGATCAGACTGTTTGGAGCTTATCCTGAAGGAGTATCCTTCTCTATTCTTTTCATGAACGCTTTGGTTCCTTTGATAGATAGATACACCAAACCACGAATTTTCGGTGAGGTGAAAAAATGA
- a CDS encoding RnfABCDGE type electron transport complex subunit G has protein sequence MKDILKTGLILMAFTAVAGLFLGLVYVGVKDKIREADNSAKLKAIEFVLKDPMTGEYLVRKENIENEVKKTGIEAVVLKEYKEGVVLGPLYVFRTEDGKKAYVLSGYAPGFGGNVTVVACFVESQRGLILNSIRVIDYSQETPGLGAKIGEEEIQRRFFPIPPEGLKEGLKVDKDAGLPKGTLDELKKKGVVKVSDVMTGATITPRAVVTALNLMYRYLTEEVLK, from the coding sequence ATGAAAGACATATTGAAAACTGGTTTGATACTCATGGCTTTCACAGCAGTTGCCGGTCTTTTCTTGGGACTCGTTTATGTCGGTGTAAAAGATAAGATTCGTGAGGCAGACAACTCGGCAAAGTTGAAGGCCATAGAGTTCGTCCTTAAGGATCCTATGACCGGAGAGTATCTTGTGAGAAAGGAGAACATAGAAAACGAGGTAAAGAAGACGGGAATAGAAGCAGTTGTTTTGAAAGAATACAAAGAAGGAGTTGTGTTAGGGCCATTATATGTGTTCAGAACCGAAGATGGGAAGAAAGCGTACGTTCTTTCAGGGTATGCACCCGGATTTGGCGGGAATGTAACAGTTGTAGCGTGCTTTGTAGAGTCACAAAGAGGACTTATTCTTAATTCCATCAGAGTCATAGACTATTCCCAAGAGACACCAGGGCTTGGAGCGAAGATTGGAGAAGAAGAGATTCAAAGAAGGTTTTTCCCAATCCCGCCAGAAGGTTTGAAAGAGGGTCTGAAAGTGGATAAAGACGCTGGGCTCCCTAAAGGAACGCTCGATGAGTTGAAAAAGAAAGGAGTTGTGAAAGTAAGCGATGTTATGACCGGTGCTACCATAACTCCAAGAGCGGTTGTGACGGCTTTAAATCTCATGTACAGGTACCTGACCGAGGAGGTGCTGAAATGA
- the rsxE gene encoding electron transport complex subunit RsxE, which yields MSRLRELTKGFIKENPTYVQVLGMCPTLAVTTSAINGLGMGLATTAVLTMSNVVISMIRKAVPEKIRIPIFIVVIASFVTLIDLLMHGFTYELWKTLGLFIPLIVVNCIIMGRAESFASKHGVFDSLLDGLGMGLGFTGSLVLLGSVREIFGSGTIFGYEVWKVKIFLEILPPGAYITLGLLLAFFTFIGTKRKKRGEAK from the coding sequence ATGAGTCGTTTGCGGGAGTTAACGAAAGGTTTTATAAAAGAAAATCCTACTTATGTTCAGGTCCTCGGTATGTGTCCTACCCTTGCAGTAACGACAAGTGCTATCAACGGCCTTGGAATGGGACTGGCTACGACGGCAGTTTTGACTATGTCGAACGTCGTTATTTCTATGATAAGAAAAGCTGTTCCAGAGAAAATACGAATTCCGATATTCATAGTCGTGATAGCCTCATTTGTTACACTGATTGATTTGCTCATGCATGGCTTTACCTATGAGCTCTGGAAAACTCTTGGTTTGTTTATTCCATTGATTGTGGTGAATTGTATCATAATGGGAAGGGCTGAATCTTTCGCTTCAAAGCATGGAGTGTTCGATTCACTACTAGATGGTCTGGGAATGGGGCTTGGTTTCACAGGATCTTTGGTGCTTCTTGGAAGTGTGAGGGAGATCTTTGGAAGCGGTACGATCTTTGGCTACGAAGTATGGAAAGTCAAGATCTTTCTTGAGATACTCCCTCCCGGCGCTTACATAACTCTTGGTCTCCTTCTTGCATTCTTCACCTTCATTGGAACGAAACGAAAGAAGCGAGGTGAAGCTAAATGA
- the rsxA gene encoding electron transport complex subunit RsxA, translated as MKIFLLFFSAIFVNNFVLARFLGICPFLGVSKRLETATGMGIAVTFVMTVSAAISWFLDKLLISTGLEFLRTIVFILVIASFVQFVELFLKKTSPDLYEALGIFLPLITTNCAILGMVLLNSLMKLSFVEAIFHALGSGLGFALALVIFAGIREKLDLYDLPESFKGTAIALITAGLLSLAFMGFQGMVKL; from the coding sequence ATGAAGATCTTTTTGCTTTTCTTTTCAGCTATATTTGTGAACAACTTCGTTCTTGCAAGATTTCTTGGAATATGTCCTTTTTTGGGAGTTTCCAAGAGACTTGAAACGGCAACCGGTATGGGTATTGCTGTTACTTTCGTTATGACAGTGTCCGCGGCGATCAGCTGGTTTTTGGATAAACTTCTTATTTCCACCGGTCTTGAATTCTTGAGAACGATCGTTTTTATCCTTGTTATTGCTTCCTTTGTTCAGTTTGTGGAACTCTTTCTGAAAAAAACAAGTCCGGATCTTTACGAAGCGCTGGGAATATTCCTTCCTCTTATAACTACGAACTGCGCTATTTTAGGAATGGTGCTTTTGAACAGTTTGATGAAACTCAGTTTCGTCGAGGCAATTTTTCATGCTTTGGGTTCTGGATTAGGCTTTGCCCTCGCGTTAGTGATATTTGCTGGGATTAGAGAAAAACTAGATCTTTATGATCTTCCGGAATCTTTCAAAGGAACTGCCATAGCTTTGATTACAGCAGGTTTACTCTCCTTAGCGTTCATGGGATTCCAAGGCATGGTGAAATTATAA
- a CDS encoding RnfABCDGE type electron transport complex subunit B, with translation MEVLYSTLLLAILGFGFGTFLAYSAQKFKVEEDPRVKMIVNVLPGINCGACGFAGCEAYAKAIVKGQAEINRCLPGRPQGVEEKIKKILEEYKNDAS, from the coding sequence TTGGAAGTTTTGTACTCGACTCTACTCCTTGCAATTCTGGGGTTTGGTTTTGGAACTTTCCTCGCATATTCTGCTCAGAAATTTAAGGTTGAAGAAGATCCTCGTGTGAAGATGATAGTCAACGTTCTTCCGGGAATAAACTGTGGTGCCTGTGGCTTTGCCGGTTGTGAAGCTTATGCAAAGGCAATAGTGAAAGGCCAGGCGGAGATAAACAGATGTTTGCCAGGAAGACCCCAAGGAGTTGAAGAGAAAATAAAGAAAATTCTCGAGGAGTACAAAAATGACGCCTCTTGA
- the dprA gene encoding DNA-processing protein DprA: MTPLEIALLIQYGGFKISELEPETDLRRFLRNADPNKVKRFYQRCGEEEIIKQKDLVRKYNVKLVSFWDEAYPDPLKNMKSPPVVLFVRGNEKLLRERCVSVVGTRRPTAYGVSVTKRFVKMLSEHFVVVSGMALGIDSVAHRTALENGGRTLAVLGTGVDKIYPKTNEQLLARILKNGCVVSEYVMGTNPKKHHFPARNRIIAGLSEVVIVTEAPAKSGAILTAKFAIDNGRDVFAIPGDIDRKTSEGTNYLIKSGAYPLTCEEDLIFYFGITRKSSFSVNQHQREIYELLKVSPKSVDDLAEELGWEISEVLKTISEMEIMGLIESTGGIYRALG, translated from the coding sequence ATGACGCCTCTTGAGATAGCACTCCTGATTCAGTATGGTGGTTTCAAGATTTCCGAGCTGGAGCCAGAGACCGATTTGAGGCGATTTCTTAGAAATGCCGATCCCAACAAAGTGAAAAGATTCTATCAAAGATGTGGCGAGGAAGAAATTATCAAACAAAAGGATCTTGTGAGAAAATACAACGTGAAGTTAGTATCTTTCTGGGACGAAGCTTATCCTGATCCCTTAAAAAACATGAAGTCACCTCCTGTCGTTCTTTTTGTTAGAGGAAATGAAAAGCTTCTTAGAGAGAGATGTGTATCGGTTGTTGGCACTAGAAGGCCAACGGCATATGGAGTAAGTGTAACCAAACGATTTGTCAAGATGCTTTCTGAGCATTTTGTGGTTGTTTCTGGAATGGCTTTAGGAATAGATTCAGTTGCTCACAGGACGGCGTTGGAGAACGGTGGTAGAACCTTGGCAGTACTCGGAACGGGAGTAGATAAGATTTATCCTAAAACAAATGAACAACTGCTAGCTCGAATTCTGAAAAACGGATGTGTTGTAAGTGAATATGTGATGGGAACGAATCCAAAAAAACATCATTTTCCTGCGAGAAATCGTATCATAGCTGGTCTTTCTGAAGTTGTTATTGTTACTGAAGCCCCTGCAAAGAGCGGTGCCATTTTGACCGCGAAGTTTGCTATCGATAATGGTAGAGACGTGTTTGCAATACCTGGAGACATAGATAGAAAGACGAGCGAGGGAACGAATTATCTGATAAAATCGGGAGCGTATCCTCTCACATGTGAAGAGGATCTCATTTTTTACTTCGGAATTACCAGGAAAAGTTCGTTCTCTGTTAATCAACATCAGAGAGAGATTTATGAACTGTTGAAAGTTTCTCCGAAATCTGTCGATGATTTGGCCGAGGAGTTGGGTTGGGAGATATCGGAGGTTCTCAAAACGATATCGGAAATGGAAATAATGGGATTGATAGAATCTACAGGGGGAATATACAGGGCATTGGGGTGA
- the csrA gene encoding carbon storage regulator CsrA: MLVLTRKPGEKIVIGDEIVITVLRIEGNSVKIGIEAPKYVRILRAELYEELKNENIKASGVSKDDLKEVLKNDKGYKGTGPSS; encoded by the coding sequence GTGTTGGTTCTCACGAGAAAGCCGGGAGAGAAAATCGTCATAGGGGATGAAATTGTGATTACTGTTCTGAGGATAGAAGGAAATTCTGTTAAAATCGGAATAGAAGCACCGAAATACGTAAGAATCTTGAGAGCAGAGCTTTATGAAGAACTCAAGAATGAAAACATAAAAGCTTCTGGAGTTTCAAAAGACGATCTGAAGGAGGTTTTGAAAAATGATAAAGGTTACAAAGGAACTGGTCCTTCATCTTGA
- the gatC gene encoding Asp-tRNA(Asn)/Glu-tRNA(Gln) amidotransferase subunit GatC, translating to MIKVTKELVLHLENLARLELSEEQRQSLMKDFQEILDYVELLNEVEVEGVEPMYTPVENNAALRTGEPKLFEGRDLIKKNFPDEKDGHIKVPGIHQ from the coding sequence ATGATAAAGGTTACAAAGGAACTGGTCCTTCATCTTGAGAATTTAGCAAGACTTGAGCTTTCGGAGGAACAAAGGCAGAGTCTTATGAAAGATTTTCAGGAAATACTCGATTACGTTGAACTTTTGAACGAAGTTGAAGTTGAAGGTGTGGAACCGATGTACACACCCGTTGAAAATAACGCGGCTCTCAGAACAGGTGAACCGAAACTCTTCGAGGGGAGGGATCTAATAAAGAAGAATTTCCCGGATGAAAAAGATGGTCACATAAAGGTTCCGGGGATCCATCAATGA
- a CDS encoding YraN family protein, which translates to MIDWKKAEDTACDFLKKKGYKILARNFRTRYGEIDIVARDGKEIVFVEVKSGSGKVDPLERIDRRKIGNLEKSARIYMIQNGVRGPVRVDFIRVTPKGIDHLKDIWLG; encoded by the coding sequence ATGATCGATTGGAAAAAGGCTGAAGATACTGCTTGTGATTTTCTCAAGAAGAAGGGTTACAAGATTTTGGCGAGGAATTTCAGAACTCGTTATGGTGAAATAGACATTGTAGCTCGTGACGGAAAAGAGATTGTATTTGTGGAAGTAAAGAGTGGCAGTGGAAAAGTAGATCCTCTAGAAAGAATCGATCGAAGAAAGATTGGAAATTTAGAAAAATCAGCGAGAATATACATGATCCAAAATGGCGTGAGAGGACCTGTGAGAGTGGATTTTATAAGAGTGACACCAAAAGGGATAGATCATTTGAAAGATATTTGGCTGGGGTGA
- the smpB gene encoding SsrA-binding protein SmpB encodes MKIVATNKKAYTDYEILETYEAGIVLTGTEVKSLRNGSVSFKDSFCRFKNGELYLLNLHIPPYSHGGVYNHDPERPRKLLLHKRELKRLMGKVQEEGVTIVPLKIYFNDRGFAKVEIAVARGRKKYDKRETIKRRELERRMREYMKYSR; translated from the coding sequence GTGAAAATAGTTGCCACCAACAAGAAAGCTTACACAGATTATGAAATATTGGAAACTTATGAAGCAGGGATTGTGCTCACAGGTACTGAAGTAAAATCTTTAAGAAATGGTTCTGTGAGCTTTAAAGATTCTTTTTGTAGGTTCAAAAATGGTGAGCTTTATCTTCTCAATCTACACATACCTCCTTACAGCCATGGGGGAGTGTACAACCACGATCCGGAAAGACCAAGAAAACTCCTTCTTCACAAAAGAGAACTCAAAAGACTCATGGGAAAAGTGCAGGAAGAGGGAGTAACGATTGTTCCGTTAAAGATATATTTCAACGATCGAGGGTTTGCTAAAGTGGAAATCGCCGTGGCCCGTGGAAGGAAAAAATACGATAAGAGAGAAACAATAAAGAGAAGAGAATTGGAGAGGAGAATGAGAGAATACATGAAATATTCCAGATGA
- the rpmB gene encoding 50S ribosomal protein L28 — MAKRCEVCGKAPRSGNNVSHSNKKTGRWFRPNLQKVRVVLPDGTVKRMRVCTACLKAGKVKKYVGQVSEV; from the coding sequence ATGGCAAAGAGATGTGAGGTGTGTGGTAAAGCTCCCAGATCTGGGAACAACGTCAGTCATTCAAACAAGAAAACTGGAAGATGGTTCAGGCCAAATCTTCAAAAAGTGCGCGTAGTTCTTCCAGATGGGACTGTCAAGAGAATGAGAGTTTGTACGGCATGTTTGAAAGCTGGTAAGGTGAAAAAATACGTTGGTCAAGTTTCGGAGGTGTGA
- a CDS encoding 3'-5' exoribonuclease YhaM family protein, protein MKLGDLMPKGLVNHELFVQDLRDHINNNVEIVLKVRSKKLQETKDSKKFLIMTLEDRTGSVRAVDWYNAELNDRRLKEGSVIRVRGRVVFFENRLQINVENDYNAVKLLRKEEYDYTKFVAQTKKDLDVLKKKLFALVDQVKDQDYKKLLRAFFVEDREFSEKFFRSPAGMRVHHAYIGGLLEHSVTVAEMCKEISKYYPLNRDLLITGALLHDIGKVEEYVVTESGIEVSTEGELKGHIAIGVMMVRERAKKINVPERKILEVEHIILSHHGELEWGSPVVPKTMEALIVHHLENLDSKLARFTEIIENTEAEQEWTEYDKNLGRRIFIRGERIDE, encoded by the coding sequence TTGAAGTTAGGAGATCTTATGCCGAAAGGGCTCGTTAACCACGAACTTTTTGTCCAGGATTTGAGAGATCACATTAATAACAATGTCGAAATCGTTCTGAAAGTTCGAAGCAAAAAGTTGCAGGAGACGAAAGATAGTAAGAAATTTTTGATAATGACTCTCGAGGATAGAACGGGTTCGGTCAGGGCTGTTGACTGGTATAACGCTGAGCTGAACGATCGTCGTTTAAAAGAAGGAAGTGTTATCAGAGTGAGAGGAAGGGTCGTCTTTTTCGAAAACAGACTTCAAATAAATGTGGAAAATGATTACAATGCGGTGAAACTTTTGAGGAAAGAGGAATACGATTACACAAAATTCGTAGCCCAAACAAAAAAAGACTTGGATGTTCTGAAGAAGAAACTTTTTGCTCTCGTAGACCAAGTGAAAGATCAGGATTACAAGAAATTGTTGAGAGCCTTTTTTGTGGAGGACCGGGAGTTTTCGGAAAAGTTTTTCCGTTCTCCAGCGGGAATGAGAGTACATCACGCTTACATAGGAGGTCTCTTGGAACACAGCGTGACAGTCGCGGAAATGTGTAAGGAAATAAGTAAGTATTATCCACTGAATAGGGATCTACTCATAACTGGTGCCCTCCTTCACGATATAGGAAAGGTAGAAGAGTATGTTGTAACGGAATCAGGAATCGAGGTCAGTACCGAAGGAGAATTGAAAGGGCACATCGCCATAGGTGTTATGATGGTTAGAGAAAGAGCAAAGAAGATTAATGTTCCTGAGAGGAAGATTTTGGAGGTGGAACATATTATCCTCTCCCATCATGGTGAGTTGGAATGGGGTTCTCCTGTCGTACCGAAAACGATGGAAGCTTTGATAGTCCATCATCTGGAAAATCTTGATTCCAAGCTAGCAAGGTTCACCGAGATCATTGAAAACACCGAGGCAGAACAAGAGTGGACAGAGTATGATAAGAACCTTGGGAGAAGAATCTTCATAAGAGGTGAAAGAATAGATGAGTAG